The Halalkalibacter krulwichiae genome has a segment encoding these proteins:
- the sigK gene encoding RNA polymerase sporulation sigma factor SigK, translating to MSALIAAISYLFKEVIVFVSYVKNNAFPQPLKKDEERKYLKLMQEGDEKARDLLIEHNLRLVAHIVKKFENTREDTEDLISIGTIGLIKAIESYSDGKGTKLATYAARCIENEILMHLRALKKVKKDVSLHDPIGTDKEGNEITLIDVLQEEGEDIVDVIQTNMEKTQIYKFIHVLDDREKEVIVGRFGLNLEEERTQREIAKELGISRSYVSRIEKRALMKLFHEFYKQSQGKG from the coding sequence GTGTCAGCTTTAATTGCAGCTATTTCTTATTTATTTAAAGAAGTAATTGTTTTTGTATCCTACGTTAAGAATAACGCCTTCCCACAGCCACTCAAAAAAGATGAAGAAAGAAAATACTTAAAACTGATGCAAGAAGGCGATGAAAAAGCACGTGACCTTCTAATTGAACATAACCTAAGGCTAGTTGCTCATATCGTAAAGAAGTTTGAAAATACGAGGGAAGATACAGAAGATCTTATCTCAATAGGTACAATTGGCTTAATTAAGGCGATTGAGAGTTATTCTGATGGAAAAGGGACAAAGCTAGCAACCTATGCAGCTCGGTGCATTGAAAATGAAATTCTCATGCACCTTAGAGCATTAAAAAAGGTTAAGAAGGATGTTTCCTTACATGACCCAATTGGAACGGATAAAGAAGGAAATGAGATTACTTTAATTGATGTGCTGCAAGAAGAAGGCGAAGATATTGTAGATGTAATACAAACGAATATGGAGAAAACACAGATATACAAATTTATTCATGTGTTGGATGATAGGGAAAAAGAAGTGATTGTAGGACGATTCGGGTTAAATTTAGAAGAAGAGCGAACCCAGCGGGAGATTGCAAAAGAGCTTGGAATATCGAGAAGTTATGTTTCAAGAATTGAGAAAAGGGCGTTAATGAAGCTATTTCATGAATTTTATAAGCAGAGTCAAGGGAAAGGTTAG